ccccacatttcaaggcactgcacctccatgtgaagaataatcatatcatgtagggtacctcttttaaaaaaattaaatgatcttttgaatgatttcaaatatgaattgtgtaaaattgggagttttgagaaattaatggccaaactcagatttccaaactttttctTGAGGAGTATATATACACACCTGCACATGAGCATTTTACGAATAAAAATAACTTGCTTGGAAAATGTGGAGGATCTCAATACCCGGTAATCATGAAATGCAAAATATTCCAGATGACATGATGTAATAATGGGaacacaacatttgctcttATGACAACTACTCCTCCGATAATATCTCAGAAGATATAAGGCGAGGGTTAGGGTTATGACATGGTTATTATTTCAGAATCATGTGAGGATGAAGAGGGTTAGATCAAGGAAAGATTAAGTTTAAGGAAAGATTTGAAGCTCAGTTTTATGTTTTGCTTCACACACGCTTTTTCAGTTTGAGCAATTTCTGCAGAAGCAAGTACTTAGTGATGTAATGTTTGGTTTATATGTACTGTACAAAAGTACATAAATGTTACTCCTATCAAAATTTGGTTAACTCTGAGATAACACTTTAAGGAATCATGCATAATAAACATTAAATAGGAGAGCAGCTGGcatatgaaatcataaaaacaaaatttggaGAAAAACAACCCCGGGTAACTCTGCAAgcttttgccatttttttttcaaactaccAAACTACTTTCAAGCTgttattttctgcttttattaggGCAATGGTCAATTCCACCTTAAACGGGTATGCAACTGAATATTTCCTCGTCAATGACTTACCTGCCGCTACTAACGGACGGAATGGCTATAGAGGTGATTTTCTTCTCGTCTGCTAGAGCCAGGCAATTCTTGATGCACTTCTCCAGGTTGCTTATAGCACCAGCCCCTCCCCAGCTGGGGCTGTTGACATGAATTACATACTTGGCTGGAAGATTGTGGGCAGGGCAGATGGCagctaaaaaaaatacagaattcagagaaaaaaaaagttttttttaaagctttgaATGAAAGCAACTGAATACGACTGAATTTTGCAGAAATTATCCATCATATCTGTATGCAATATATTGTCTCACTCAAATTCTGTCATTCAAAAGTACATATATCAATTAATAGGGGCTCTCTTGTAACTTAAGACCATATTTTAGGCTTTTATATAGCGTTTAATCCATGAAATATGCTAAAAGGGTGTTccataagaaaaaatagaaaaaataaaaatacattatgcAATTGTGAAGCATTTCATGACAAGTGCCATCGGTGATTATCATTGACAACTTTGCTCCTAGCCAATCAGGTGGgctgatttcagtagcttgtaacagctGTCAGTGAACACCACTGGCAAGCCGATTCAAGAGAGTTTCCACTTGTTTTGCATCAGAGGGCTTGTGTGAACATGCAGTCTAAAGGGACAACATTAGGGACGCACCATTAGAtacacagggggggggggcctggaaGTTTGGGttgctgcaaaaaaaaaatcctttcttctttgagcaaagtttttatctttttttttgcacctTTCAGGTGATTAGtggaccaattttttttttactctgatgGTCAAGTTTGTTTTTGGCTCATAtagcatgtcattttttttaggggggaaaattccagtccccccccccccgatatctAATCCCTTGTCTAAACTGTTTCATACACAAACACAAAACTTAGTATTAAACTGATCGTAGGGGCTTAGGGCTGACTTTCATGAATGATTGCGTTCATTATTACAAGTCattatattattaataatagcagggcctgctgagagaacagtttttggaatTTAAGTGGCTAGGCTACCCTGGGCatatatactattattattatcaagtgCTTGTTACTGCAAAATCATAAAATAGCCTTAAAAAATGTACATACTCAAGCTTTTTGACATTGTTAACCTCGACAGCTTGCTGTTTAGCATCCATTGTCTCTTTCGGTTCTATTATATATAGTTTTGCGTTGCGTTTTGGTCATTCATGCTATTTTACTCAGATAAGTGCATGTCGAAAAGCTTCAGCATGTCTGTTTTAAGGCTATTTTACGATTTATTATCGTGTGCAATCACTTCTACAAATCAATTGAACAATCAATAACTAAGCTTTGAGATATGGTTATGGTGTCGGATTGGTGACTCagcatttgctcctgcgacaattgcccTGGGCTTAATTTTGTGTgagataaggattagggttagggctgcaatagggttttatattaggtttagggtagggaaGAGTGTTCAACCCaaggttgaagttggtcatttgaTTTAATAGTATGTGGAATTCAGAGCAGAGcgattgtcgccggagcaaatcaTGGAACTTTAAAATCCTTACCTCCACACGTATCTAAAGACTGAGCTCCTCGCAGCTTCACCACTTCCTCAACGTAGGATTTACCTCCTACCTTTTCGAGTGCACttcctgaaagaaaaatataatcataataatgacaGGTAGGATATAAAATTATATGCATATTTGTATGTTATACTTTAATAGTTACACATAGGCATGTTTAGtaaatttattaaattttaaggATGTTTCTTCCAAGGAACCTTGTAATTAGATTTTCCTTTACCATAATAGTAGTAACTGAATTTCAATGTTCTAAATCTAGTTTGGATCCATTACTTGTTGCCATGTTTGGCAGCATCGTCATTGTCGAGAACAAATTGTTATACTTTCAAAATACTACAAAACTGTTACATACACATAGCATTGTTTCCCCTGTTACATAATGATCATTTATTCTAAAAGTGGAggagtcgtggtgtagtggttctgacttctgccttgtaaacagagggtcgtgtgttcgaatcccaccacggtctggcgtcctttggcaaggcgttaatccacattttgccactcttgacccaggtgctaaatgggtacccggtaggatgtggtAGTCATTGTAGTtagtccagtactgtgtgcgcctcatgggcaactgactggaatactccccagggagtggaggatgtgcacattgtgtgcgggaatgactgattgaatccgatgaccgcggtaataatatatctgtaaagcgcttagacacgtcattttgatgtattaagcgctatataaaagcagattattattatcaaaataactGTTATTGTACTTTAACAtatctatttcatatttttcaaaacaaatactGTGTCGAGTGCCAACACATAATCATTACATGCAGATATTGATACTGACCGACTTCTCCTGCCATCGCATAGGTGGAGTTGGTAGGATGGACCAAAGCATCTGCTGTGATTTCAGTTAGATCTCCTTTCACAACTGTTAGCTGGGGATTTAAACACAATTATCAACGCATCATTCACTGTTGGCTGGTGACATTGTTCACTGTTAGGTGAGGACGACTTGAACACAAGTATTGACCGTTAGCTTGGGACTTAACATGAATATGAACAAATTATTCACTGTTAGCTGGGGATGAAATGTTGAGTAAAAACACATTGtgttaatcatattttttttatctacaaTGGACATttgtatggaaaaaaaaattcataaatatattgaataattatcTTACAATTTCTTCTCAAAATAAAGAGACCAGTAGAAagggaaaaacaaaatatacatgtatatcataacaAGTTTTCAGAAGTTCTTAGAAAATGGAAGCTATTTTTTCTTACCTTTTGTCCAAGGAATAACTTTTTCTCCCCCAGAATGGACTTTGCTGATGCACTCTATAGAGAtacaaaaaagaggaaaacatCTTTTTGATTTCTCTTTAAACCAaaaaccatgtacatgtataaatggacatattttatggaaaagAATACAATCTAACCAAACAGATCAAATATCATAAACACGAAAGATGTATAAAACTACATATTAATTACTTTGATAGGCTCCTTGATATCATTGCATAAAAGTGAAAACTATTGAAACCTTTATTCTGATTGCCTGCTTTAGCCAAACCTCATATACTGTGCCTGGTAATTGATTACTTTGCAGAAATATTCAATACGGTAATTGGTGTAAAGACTCCATTTAGAATAGTATAAACAATTAACTTTCTCCTCTTTTATAAACTTAACCATacagtcataataaaggaaaatcATCAAGAAGGCAAAAATAGTCCCTATTGTATACAAAAATAGGTGTGAGCTTTGAAGGTTTGCAAGGTGGTAAGACTAAATAGAGAGTTTTGCGGTAACACCATGTAGGTTAGACCTGAAAAGGACAAGCAAAGCTTGAAACGTCGAGACTAACAGTTCTTTTCAGAGCTACTACCAGAAAGATAAACCAACAGTTCTTTTGTGGACTAACCTACATGGTGTTACGGCAAAAGCATGTAcagaataaaaatgttgaaaacgAGAACTTCCTATATTCGTCTGAAGTCGGACTCCTGTATACCTTACCTTTCCCTTGCCAAGGGCAGCAGGAGATGATGCAGCTTTCTTGGGGACAGGTTTCTTCACGACAGGCAGCTGCTTCTTCTCTGCAGGTGTCTTTGGTTTCTTCGGCAATACAGGACTCTTTGGACTTGCCTGGCCGAGATCGAAGACAGACTTGGCCTTGGTACCACGCTTCTTGGTCAGTAGCTCGGGGTGAATTTGAGGGAGGACACCCCCGCTTGCAATGGTAACGTTCTTGAGGAGGTGGTGAAGCTCTTCGTCGTTGGCGACGGCCAGTAGGATGTGCCTCGGGGTCACACGAGCTTTACGATTGTCCCTTGCTGCATTCCCAGCCAGCTCAAGAATCTCGGCTGAAATGGGATAAGATTTACAGTATTGGTTTAACCACAACAGCTCAGTCAGTTAGAGCGCATGTTTTGgataagatcgtagatctcaaCGTGAGGGTTCGTGTCCCGCACATGCCGAAATGCGTCTAACAAAAAAGTATGATGCTATAGCGTTGTGTGTAAGcgtgcctcaccactgtattcagtgcaggagtgaatgcagttggaaaacactctCCATCCATCGGAAAGGATGCAAATGTTGGTCCCATGTGTAGGAGAGtcacatcctgtgcacgttaaaaccaatacactatttgTCAAAGAGTAGATGCagggtgttcacccggtgtattgcacctgccggtccCAGCAAAATTCAGGTCAAGTACCCAATGCGTTTATGCCCAGAGGGCCCTGCATCGTATACATCCAGAAATGAAATGTGTTTTATAAAGATTTCAACTTAAACAATTTGTCGGTCTGGGTAGTtgaaattcattcatttgaa
This region of Lytechinus variegatus isolate NC3 chromosome 18, Lvar_3.0, whole genome shotgun sequence genomic DNA includes:
- the LOC121431794 gene encoding core histone macro-H2A.1-like, coding for MSSKGGGRGVHSGRGGKTRGKSTSRSAKAGVLFPVGRMDRYLRKSTHRYRIGSGAPVYLAAVIEYLTAEILELAGNAARDNRKARVTPRHILLAVANDEELHHLLKNVTIASGGVLPQIHPELLTKKRGTKAKSVFDLGQASPKSPVLPKKPKTPAEKKQLPVVKKPVPKKAASSPAALGKGKSASAKSILGEKKLFLGQKLTVVKGDLTEITADALVHPTNSTYAMAGEVGSALEKVGGKSYVEEVVKLRGAQSLDTCGAAICPAHNLPAKYVIHVNSPSWGGAGAISNLEKCIKNCLALADEKKITSIAIPSVSSGRAGFPKQTAAETILRTISHYFVSVMASSLKQIYFVLYDQESVDVYVTELNRLEPDQ